Proteins from a genomic interval of Sporolactobacillus sp. Y61:
- the panC gene encoding pantoate--beta-alanine ligase: MVRVKKGILKIFADPASISRYVREQKAVGKTVGFVPTMGSLHEGHASLFRKAVETSDCVIASIFVNPAQFGDREDFEHYPHHLDQDFMIAEKAGVHALFTPDEQSIYPSGMDFTVRVHTKTDVLCGVSRPGHFEGVATVLTKLFNIIQPDHVYFGMKDAQQAAIISSLIHSFHYSIQMHLCPINRESDGLARSSRNLRLTPDERQEAPEVYRGLQAGLLSMKNGERRRDQIIDAVMSYYSSHLVLGAVDYVDLLSYPELTRRKDPISGPFILACAINYRQARLIDNITANTADLS, translated from the coding sequence ATGGTAAGGGTAAAAAAAGGAATTCTGAAGATTTTTGCCGATCCTGCCTCTATATCCCGTTATGTACGGGAACAGAAGGCCGTAGGGAAAACAGTTGGATTCGTTCCAACCATGGGCTCACTTCATGAAGGTCACGCGTCTCTGTTCAGAAAAGCAGTCGAAACCAGTGATTGTGTGATTGCCAGTATTTTTGTGAACCCGGCGCAGTTTGGTGATCGTGAGGATTTCGAGCATTACCCTCATCATCTGGATCAAGACTTCATGATAGCGGAGAAAGCAGGTGTTCATGCACTTTTTACGCCTGATGAACAATCGATCTATCCGAGTGGGATGGATTTCACTGTCCGTGTCCATACAAAAACGGATGTACTCTGCGGTGTCAGTCGGCCTGGTCATTTTGAAGGCGTCGCCACCGTGCTGACAAAATTATTTAATATCATTCAGCCGGATCATGTCTATTTTGGTATGAAAGATGCCCAGCAGGCAGCGATCATTTCCAGTCTGATCCATTCATTTCATTATTCAATTCAGATGCATTTGTGTCCGATCAATAGAGAGTCTGACGGGCTCGCCCGCAGTTCCAGGAACCTTCGCCTGACGCCCGATGAACGTCAGGAAGCTCCGGAAGTGTATCGCGGACTTCAGGCCGGACTTTTATCCATGAAGAATGGAGAACGCCGGAGGGATCAGATTATCGACGCGGTGATGTCCTATTACTCGAGTCATCTCGTTCTGGGTGCTGTGGACTATGTTGATCTCCTGAGTTATCCGGAACTGACCAGAAGGAAGGATCCCATTTCCGGCCCGTTCATTCTTGCGTGTGCCATTAACTATCGCCAGGCCCGCCTGATTGATAATATCACGGCGAATACCGCGGATCTGTCATAA
- a CDS encoding nucleotide pyrophosphohydrolase, with the protein MKELQQDVDGYIRQFKEGYFSPLALLARLTEELGELAREVNHYYGEKKKKPSEPEKTVEEELGDLMFVVICMANRLHIDLDTALERVLAKFNTRDKNRWTRISDERKR; encoded by the coding sequence ATGAAAGAATTACAGCAGGACGTGGACGGATACATCAGACAGTTTAAAGAAGGTTATTTCTCGCCGCTTGCTCTCCTGGCACGGCTGACGGAAGAGCTTGGCGAACTGGCACGGGAAGTGAACCATTATTACGGCGAGAAGAAGAAAAAGCCATCAGAGCCGGAGAAAACGGTCGAAGAAGAACTTGGCGATCTGATGTTTGTTGTCATTTGTATGGCTAACCGTTTACATATTGATCTGGATACAGCTTTAGAACGTGTGCTGGCTAAATTCAACACACGTGATAAAAATCGCTGGACACGAATCAGTGATGAAAGGAAACGATAA
- a CDS encoding pyridoxal phosphate-dependent aminotransferase gives MQLADRVATITPSSTLAITAKAGELAAQGYDVIGLGAGQPDFNTPDFIIDAATKALKAGHTKYTPTAGLPELKQAIIGKLKRDQGFLYDPSQIIVGNGAKHVLYLLFQALLNPGDEVLIPAPYWVSYPEQVKLAGGVPVPIKTTQDQAFKISVDDLKKTATNKTKALILNSPSNPTGMIYRREELEPVAEYCLKHGILIVSDEIYEKLIYNGNTFFSIAQISDEVKANTIVINGVSKSHAMTGWRIGYAAGDAKLIKAMTNVASHSTSNPASASQYAAIAAYNGPQESVEQMRQAFEKRLNTVYDRLIALPGIDCLKPQGAFYLFPDISKAAVSCGFSSVSDWVAALLDEEKVAVVPGAGFGAPEHIRLSYATSLEKFETALDRIEHFIRKHTK, from the coding sequence ATGCAATTAGCAGATCGTGTTGCAACAATTACACCTTCAAGTACTTTGGCAATCACTGCGAAAGCCGGTGAACTGGCGGCTCAGGGCTACGACGTTATTGGCCTCGGCGCCGGACAGCCTGATTTCAATACACCGGATTTTATTATTGATGCGGCTACAAAAGCGCTGAAAGCCGGACATACAAAATATACACCGACAGCCGGGCTTCCTGAACTGAAGCAGGCGATTATCGGAAAACTGAAGCGTGATCAGGGATTCCTGTATGATCCCTCACAGATTATTGTCGGTAACGGAGCGAAGCACGTTCTGTACCTGCTGTTTCAGGCACTTCTTAATCCTGGAGATGAGGTCCTTATTCCCGCACCTTACTGGGTCAGCTATCCGGAACAGGTTAAACTTGCCGGAGGGGTACCGGTACCCATAAAGACAACGCAGGACCAGGCTTTTAAAATATCGGTCGATGACCTGAAAAAAACAGCGACTAATAAAACGAAAGCTTTGATTCTCAATTCGCCAAGTAACCCGACCGGCATGATTTATCGTCGGGAGGAGCTGGAACCTGTTGCCGAATATTGTCTTAAACATGGCATACTGATCGTATCAGATGAGATCTATGAGAAGCTGATCTATAACGGGAATACCTTTTTTTCTATCGCTCAGATCTCAGATGAGGTGAAAGCAAACACGATCGTCATCAACGGAGTTTCTAAATCGCATGCGATGACCGGCTGGCGTATCGGCTACGCAGCAGGTGACGCGAAATTGATTAAAGCGATGACTAATGTAGCGAGTCACAGTACCTCTAACCCTGCTTCTGCTTCTCAGTATGCAGCAATTGCTGCCTATAATGGTCCACAGGAAAGCGTGGAACAGATGCGCCAGGCATTCGAGAAACGGCTTAATACCGTTTATGACCGGCTGATCGCACTGCCGGGTATTGACTGTCTGAAGCCTCAGGGGGCATTTTACTTATTTCCTGATATCAGTAAAGCAGCTGTTTCCTGCGGATTCAGCTCAGTTTCAGATTGGGTTGCCGCATTACTTGATGAAGAAAAAGTAGCCGTTGTTCCCGGTGCAGGATTCGGTGCCCCGGAACATATCCGGCTTTCTTATGCGACTTCGCTCGAAAAATTTGAAACTGCTCTGGACAGAATAGAGCACTTTATTCGTAAACACACAAAATGA
- a CDS encoding biotin--[acetyl-CoA-carboxylase] ligase gives MVQNMAGQTKKAILMMLYENRNRFLSGQRISEEIGCSRTAIWKHIRELIHEGYTIEAVQKRGYKLAGAPEGLNEAALSVDLHTRKIGRHIRFYDSIGSTQKEALRLADEGAEDGTVVITNEQTAGRGRLGHNWQSQRGKNIAMSLILRPGLSIEKTPQLTLVAAVAAAETIEKEAGFSCGIKWPNDILWRGQKLVGILTELQAEASFVKAVVMGIGINVNTEADAFPEDLRGQAGSLFSITGRKYDLSRFTRTFWEIFESLYQLFLSKGFIAIKPLWEKRAISLGKPIRIRRPGGVVLRGKALGINAEGILLLQQDNQQIVPVYSADIEWN, from the coding sequence ATGGTTCAGAACATGGCAGGCCAAACAAAAAAAGCGATTCTAATGATGCTGTATGAAAACCGTAACCGTTTTCTGTCCGGTCAGCGTATATCAGAAGAGATTGGCTGTTCACGTACAGCAATATGGAAACATATTCGCGAACTGATCCATGAGGGATATACCATTGAAGCTGTTCAGAAAAGAGGATACAAACTGGCCGGAGCTCCTGAAGGCCTGAATGAGGCGGCCCTGTCTGTCGATCTCCATACCCGGAAAATCGGCCGTCATATTCGATTTTATGATTCAATCGGATCCACGCAAAAAGAGGCACTCCGTCTGGCAGATGAAGGGGCAGAAGACGGTACTGTTGTGATCACTAATGAACAGACTGCTGGGAGAGGACGTCTGGGTCACAACTGGCAGTCACAGCGTGGTAAAAATATCGCCATGAGCCTGATACTCAGACCTGGTCTCTCTATTGAAAAAACGCCGCAGCTGACCCTTGTTGCAGCCGTTGCCGCGGCAGAGACAATCGAGAAAGAGGCGGGTTTCTCCTGCGGCATTAAATGGCCGAACGATATACTCTGGCGAGGACAGAAACTGGTCGGGATTCTGACAGAACTTCAGGCTGAGGCAAGTTTCGTCAAAGCGGTTGTGATGGGTATAGGGATCAATGTCAATACTGAAGCTGATGCCTTTCCGGAAGACTTGCGTGGACAGGCAGGTTCCCTGTTTTCGATCACAGGCAGAAAATATGATCTGTCCCGGTTCACCAGAACATTCTGGGAGATCTTTGAATCTCTATACCAGTTATTTCTCAGTAAGGGATTCATTGCCATCAAACCCTTGTGGGAAAAAAGGGCAATCAGTCTTGGAAAACCCATTCGGATCCGCCGCCCGGGCGGAGTGGTACTCCGTGGTAAGGCGCTTGGTATTAATGCTGAAGGAATTTTACTCCTTCAGCAGGACAATCAGCAGATTGTACCGGTTTACTCCGCTGATATTGAATGGAACTGA
- the dapB gene encoding 4-hydroxy-tetrahydrodipicolinate reductase — protein MVEEKKIRIVVAGLRGRMGSETVRMISNTPEFELIAGADDGHDGEDAGHLLGIPDLHARVYDDIEKCLSAEQPDVLIDFTNPEAGKRNLQAAIDFGVRPVIGTSGFSNEEVSGYRRQMDEKKLGGIIAPNFAIGAVLVMKFSQMAAKYFPDVEIIELHHDEKKDAPSGTAVKTAELIEKSRKPKKQGAPDERETLKGARGADFDGMRIHSVRLPGLVAHQEVLFGSKGELLTLRHDSMDRASFMTGVTYAVRTVMSLNTLVYGLENLLD, from the coding sequence ATGGTGGAAGAAAAAAAAATTCGAATTGTTGTTGCAGGACTGAGAGGCAGAATGGGTTCAGAAACCGTACGGATGATCTCCAACACGCCTGAATTCGAACTGATTGCAGGGGCGGATGACGGGCATGACGGAGAAGATGCGGGACATCTTCTTGGTATTCCGGACCTGCATGCACGGGTGTATGATGATATAGAAAAGTGTCTGTCTGCAGAGCAACCCGATGTCCTGATTGATTTTACCAATCCGGAGGCGGGAAAAAGAAATCTTCAGGCGGCGATTGATTTTGGCGTACGGCCAGTAATCGGGACATCCGGTTTTTCCAATGAAGAAGTCTCCGGTTACAGAAGACAAATGGATGAAAAAAAGCTTGGCGGGATCATTGCTCCCAATTTCGCCATTGGTGCCGTCCTGGTTATGAAATTCAGTCAGATGGCGGCTAAGTATTTTCCTGATGTAGAAATTATTGAACTGCATCATGACGAAAAGAAAGATGCACCGTCGGGAACTGCGGTTAAAACAGCCGAGCTGATTGAAAAAAGCAGGAAACCGAAGAAACAGGGTGCACCTGATGAACGTGAAACGTTAAAAGGGGCGAGGGGAGCCGATTTTGATGGCATGCGCATTCACAGTGTTCGCCTGCCTGGTCTTGTAGCCCATCAGGAAGTGCTCTTCGGCAGCAAAGGCGAATTGCTCACGCTGCGTCATGACTCCATGGACCGGGCTTCATTCATGACCGGTGTCACCTACGCTGTCCGTACCGTCATGTCACTCAACACACTGGTTTACGGTCTGGAAAATCTGCTGGATTAA
- a CDS encoding DnaD domain-containing protein: MDTKFMLHLMTDSSVSIPSLLIKHYHDIGLNEQECMLLIQVHSFIIKGDDFPTFTDLSRRMTLDETACADMLRTLVQRGFLSIVQKTENDVYSEAYSLTPLWEKLLQYAVRQESKAALQGNEEALYTLFENEFSRPLSPIECETLAMWIDEDHQSPAMIKAALREAVVSGKLNFRYIDRILFEWKKNGIKTLDQAKEHGDQIRHLQQSHHANKGSVRGKAPQKPAYDWLDHE; the protein is encoded by the coding sequence ATGGATACAAAATTTATGTTGCATCTGATGACAGATAGCAGTGTCAGTATTCCCTCTTTACTGATCAAACATTATCATGACATTGGTCTGAATGAACAGGAATGTATGCTCTTGATTCAGGTTCATTCGTTTATCATAAAAGGGGATGACTTTCCGACGTTTACTGATCTGTCCCGGAGAATGACGCTCGATGAGACGGCGTGTGCCGATATGCTGCGAACGCTGGTTCAGCGTGGATTTCTGTCCATTGTTCAGAAGACGGAGAACGATGTCTATTCTGAAGCTTACTCACTTACACCCTTATGGGAAAAGTTGCTGCAATATGCTGTTCGTCAGGAAAGTAAGGCGGCACTTCAGGGAAATGAAGAAGCGCTGTATACACTCTTTGAGAATGAATTCAGCAGACCGTTGTCTCCGATTGAATGTGAAACACTCGCGATGTGGATTGACGAAGATCACCAGTCTCCGGCGATGATCAAAGCCGCTTTGCGTGAAGCTGTTGTTTCAGGAAAGCTGAACTTCCGTTATATAGACCGAATTTTATTTGAGTGGAAGAAGAACGGTATAAAGACTTTGGATCAGGCAAAAGAACATGGAGATCAGATCCGGCATCTTCAGCAGTCCCATCATGCCAATAAGGGAAGCGTAAGGGGCAAGGCACCGCAGAAGCCGGCATATGACTGGCTGGATCATG
- a CDS encoding ferritin-like domain-containing protein has protein sequence MSAESDEQSPDRLRSAITGEWNAMACYEILMNQTMNERERQQIAEIRRDEMHHFQVFSSLYSQLTGETFRPQLTPNLSEYVS, from the coding sequence ATGTCGGCCGAAAGTGATGAACAGTCGCCTGATCGGCTCCGGTCTGCGATCACTGGTGAATGGAATGCAATGGCCTGCTATGAAATTCTGATGAATCAGACGATGAACGAACGGGAACGGCAGCAGATTGCTGAAATCAGAAGAGATGAAATGCATCATTTTCAGGTATTTTCATCACTGTACAGTCAGCTGACAGGCGAAACTTTTCGGCCGCAATTGACGCCAAACCTGTCCGAATACGTTTCTTGA
- a CDS encoding methylglyoxal synthase, with product MNIALIAHDKKKPEMIQFTMAYKPVLEQHKLFATGTTGTKVMEATGLQVHRFQSGPLGGDQQIGAMIASNEMDLVIFLRDPLTAQPHEPDVNALLRLSDVYRIPLATNMASAEIMMHALRRGEFHWRELVHAKNNGQGA from the coding sequence ATGAATATTGCTTTAATTGCCCATGACAAAAAAAAGCCGGAAATGATTCAATTCACTATGGCTTACAAACCGGTGCTTGAACAGCATAAGCTGTTTGCAACAGGTACAACCGGTACGAAAGTCATGGAAGCAACCGGGCTGCAGGTACATCGCTTTCAGTCCGGTCCCCTCGGAGGTGATCAGCAGATTGGCGCAATGATCGCTTCCAACGAGATGGATTTAGTAATTTTTTTGCGCGATCCCCTGACAGCACAACCGCATGAACCCGATGTCAACGCACTGCTGAGACTCAGTGATGTCTACAGAATTCCTCTTGCAACAAATATGGCATCCGCTGAGATTATGATGCATGCACTCAGACGCGGCGAATTTCACTGGCGTGAACTGGTTCATGCAAAAAATAACGGACAGGGTGCGTAA
- a CDS encoding amidase family protein produces the protein MSRKKKFALAAAFTGAAAAAVTAGLFIRQEVAKRKPFSIEEATIDEIQKAIRLGQTTSKELVRQYLDRIQKLNQQGPFLNAVREINPEAIHEAEACDVKRTVQPDVGPLFGIPIIVKDNIETAGNMHTTAGSIALKNHQASQDAFIIKKLKAAGAIIIGKANLTEFANFISDKMPNGYSSLGGQVLNPYGAAFDVGGSSSGTASAVAANLAAAGIGTETSGSILSPASSNALVGIKPTIGVLSRSGIIPLAHSQDTAGPMARTVRDAVLLLNAMTGVDEDDEETVWGRGDVQKDYRVYLKRNGLKNARIGIDRHYLKDLSREKVELINKALKVMKEKGAHVIDPVIIPSSETLENRQSSVLYHEFKWDINRYFGKLDQQIPVHSLADLITFNREHADKALKYGQAVLEKSEQTSGDLGEREYLIDRADDLRLSRKEGLDAVIKAQHLDALVFANAQGCDIAAKAGYPSITVPAGYTHDGEPVGITFTGLAFSEPRLIELAFAFEQATKHRMAPGL, from the coding sequence ATGTCCAGAAAGAAAAAATTTGCTCTTGCTGCTGCCTTCACCGGAGCAGCAGCTGCCGCAGTCACGGCCGGACTTTTTATCCGCCAGGAAGTAGCAAAACGAAAACCGTTTTCAATAGAAGAAGCAACCATCGATGAGATACAGAAAGCGATCAGGCTGGGACAGACAACTTCTAAAGAGCTTGTCCGTCAGTACCTGGACCGTATTCAAAAGTTGAATCAGCAGGGGCCGTTTTTGAACGCTGTGCGCGAAATCAACCCTGAAGCAATACATGAAGCGGAAGCCTGTGATGTGAAAAGAACCGTTCAGCCGGATGTCGGCCCGCTCTTTGGCATACCGATTATTGTTAAAGATAATATCGAAACAGCAGGGAACATGCATACGACTGCAGGTTCTATTGCGCTGAAGAACCATCAGGCCAGTCAGGATGCGTTTATCATCAAAAAGTTGAAAGCGGCCGGCGCCATCATTATCGGCAAGGCAAATCTGACTGAATTTGCCAATTTTATTTCGGATAAAATGCCGAACGGATACAGCTCTCTGGGCGGACAGGTACTCAATCCATATGGTGCTGCATTTGATGTCGGCGGTTCCAGTTCAGGAACAGCCTCCGCAGTTGCGGCTAACCTTGCTGCTGCAGGCATCGGTACGGAAACATCCGGTTCCATTCTCAGTCCGGCATCGTCGAATGCCCTGGTCGGGATTAAACCGACAATTGGTGTTCTCAGTCGCAGTGGCATAATCCCTCTTGCTCACAGCCAGGATACAGCCGGCCCGATGGCCCGGACTGTCCGTGATGCCGTCCTGCTGCTGAATGCCATGACCGGCGTAGATGAAGATGATGAAGAAACCGTCTGGGGCAGGGGAGACGTGCAAAAAGATTATAGGGTTTACCTGAAGCGTAATGGACTTAAAAATGCCCGTATTGGCATTGACCGGCATTATCTGAAAGACCTGAGTAGAGAGAAGGTCGAACTGATTAACAAGGCCCTTAAAGTAATGAAAGAAAAAGGGGCTCATGTCATTGATCCCGTCATCATCCCGTCATCAGAGACTCTCGAAAACAGACAATCCTCTGTTCTGTATCACGAATTTAAATGGGATATCAACCGTTATTTTGGAAAACTTGATCAGCAGATTCCTGTCCACAGTCTGGCTGATTTGATCACTTTTAACAGGGAGCATGCGGATAAAGCCTTAAAGTACGGGCAGGCTGTTCTTGAGAAGTCCGAACAGACAAGCGGCGATCTTGGTGAACGCGAATATCTGATTGATCGCGCGGACGATTTACGTCTTTCCCGAAAGGAAGGGTTAGACGCGGTCATCAAAGCACAGCATCTGGACGCCCTGGTTTTTGCTAATGCTCAGGGATGTGATATTGCTGCCAAAGCCGGCTATCCTTCGATTACGGTTCCCGCCGGTTATACACACGATGGCGAACCGGTCGGCATCACTTTTACCGGACTCGCATTCAGTGAACCCAGACTGATTGAACTTGCCTTTGCATTTGAACAGGCAACAAAGCATCGCATGGCTCCTGGGCTGTAA
- a CDS encoding DUF5590 domain-containing protein, with protein sequence MKNWIIAGILCILVLPVLGFYQIYSHNMNDLDHAAGTAAEKAKQQYGIQNVLSVTYYHGSDAYQVVNGTRNGRRIYVWVPDQPKQADFIVRGANKGITEKQALHTLSDMKLDVKKIQSVRLGAIHNQPVWMITFLNSRNNYNYVAIYFDNGKEAQRILNV encoded by the coding sequence TTGAAAAACTGGATTATAGCGGGCATCCTGTGCATTCTCGTTCTGCCCGTCCTGGGCTTCTATCAGATTTACAGTCATAATATGAATGACTTGGATCATGCTGCCGGTACCGCAGCTGAAAAAGCAAAACAGCAGTACGGGATTCAAAACGTTTTATCCGTCACCTACTATCACGGAAGCGATGCCTATCAGGTTGTCAACGGGACAAGAAACGGTCGAAGGATTTACGTCTGGGTCCCGGACCAGCCTAAGCAGGCTGACTTTATCGTCAGAGGTGCCAATAAGGGAATTACAGAAAAACAGGCTCTCCATACGCTTTCAGACATGAAACTTGATGTAAAGAAGATTCAGTCTGTCCGGCTGGGTGCCATTCATAACCAGCCGGTCTGGATGATCACTTTTCTGAACAGCAGAAACAATTATAATTATGTTGCCATATACTTTGATAACGGCAAGGAAGCCCAGAGGATTCTGAATGTCTGA
- a CDS encoding YitT family protein — MNLQLKTKNILFILAGAAIYAFGLVNFNMKNQLAEGGVTGVTLILYNLFSIDPGISNIVLNLPLFLAGWKFFRRDEFIYTLIGTFSLSFFLFIFQYWITFDFSLKHDLFLAALFAGAFIGGGLGIIFRYGGTTGGSDIVARVTHKKFGWTMSKTMLVIDVSVIILSLIYLDYRQMMYTLVGVFVGARMIDVIQRGAYAGKAMLIFSRKSDDIAGKIISQLNRSVTLLYGKGGYTRQHIRVLYCVVSRNEVFRLKNLILEVDPDAFVTINDVHEVFGEGFTLDKSNLDQFLGKNEVNKD; from the coding sequence TTGAATCTACAGTTAAAAACAAAAAATATCCTTTTCATCCTGGCAGGTGCAGCGATTTATGCTTTCGGACTCGTGAACTTTAACATGAAAAACCAGCTGGCCGAAGGTGGCGTCACTGGTGTGACGCTCATTTTGTATAATTTATTTTCCATTGACCCCGGCATCAGTAACATTGTTCTTAACCTGCCTCTGTTTCTTGCAGGATGGAAGTTTTTCAGACGGGATGAATTTATCTATACATTGATTGGAACATTTTCACTGTCTTTTTTTCTATTTATATTTCAGTACTGGATCACATTTGATTTCTCACTGAAACACGATCTGTTTCTCGCTGCACTTTTTGCCGGAGCATTCATCGGCGGTGGACTGGGCATCATTTTCCGATATGGAGGCACAACAGGCGGTTCAGATATTGTCGCCCGGGTCACCCACAAGAAATTTGGCTGGACCATGAGTAAAACGATGCTGGTCATTGATGTTTCCGTCATCATTCTCTCACTTATTTATCTCGATTACCGGCAAATGATGTATACACTCGTCGGTGTTTTTGTTGGTGCACGGATGATTGATGTGATTCAGCGCGGTGCGTACGCAGGAAAAGCCATGTTGATTTTTTCGCGGAAGAGTGATGATATTGCCGGAAAAATCATTTCTCAGCTGAACCGCAGTGTGACGCTGCTTTATGGGAAAGGAGGGTATACCAGGCAACACATCAGGGTCCTCTATTGTGTCGTCAGCCGCAACGAAGTGTTTCGTTTAAAAAATCTGATTTTGGAAGTGGACCCGGACGCCTTTGTTACAATAAATGATGTTCACGAGGTCTTCGGTGAAGGATTTACGCTTGATAAATCAAATCTTGATCAGTTTCTCGGGAAAAATGAAGTAAACAAAGACTAA
- a CDS encoding CCA tRNA nucleotidyltransferase, which translates to MEFPFTDAAFLLDTLTSHGYEAYVVGGAVRDYLLGRPVHDVDIATSAHPDDVISLFKRTVPTGIRHGTITVIYKKRSYEVTTFRSEADYYDFRHPGKVTFETSLDKDLMRRDFTINALAMERTGRIIDLFGGTEDMSLKRIRMVGSPAERITEDPLRIMRGIRFVSELNFNLGSDEQAAFSEKATLLRKISVERIEQEMTRLLDGPARAKAIKLLFTTGCLYALPLIKNKPAAVEPDQVDFSVLATNDERWTAFLLVLGFRDTAKFAREWKWPGARRKAVARLQYYFEQRKREPWSQLSIYVAGLRNAQSVERLLCAFGQIRRDRLSESLDRINRIWASCRIHSRSELAVNGRDLLTWSDARQGPWMKEALNQIEQNVVTGRIANDREAIESWFRTWQAKQKKRF; encoded by the coding sequence TTGGAATTTCCATTTACTGACGCCGCCTTCCTTCTGGATACACTGACTTCACATGGATATGAAGCATACGTGGTCGGAGGAGCGGTTCGTGATTACCTGCTTGGCCGGCCGGTTCATGATGTTGATATAGCCACCTCAGCTCATCCGGATGATGTCATCTCACTGTTTAAAAGGACGGTACCGACAGGAATCAGGCACGGAACCATCACTGTGATTTACAAAAAGCGCAGTTATGAAGTCACGACGTTTCGGTCAGAAGCTGATTATTACGATTTTCGTCATCCAGGCAAGGTAACATTTGAAACTTCTCTGGACAAGGATCTGATGCGCCGTGATTTCACGATCAATGCGCTGGCTATGGAACGGACAGGACGCATCATTGATCTTTTTGGCGGGACAGAAGATATGTCTTTAAAAAGAATTCGGATGGTCGGCAGTCCTGCCGAACGTATCACAGAAGACCCGCTGCGTATCATGCGTGGCATCCGTTTTGTCTCTGAACTCAATTTCAATTTGGGCTCAGATGAACAAGCCGCCTTTTCCGAAAAGGCCACGCTTCTCCGGAAGATCTCTGTCGAACGAATTGAACAGGAAATGACCAGACTGCTTGACGGACCGGCAAGGGCAAAGGCGATAAAACTTCTGTTTACGACCGGGTGCCTGTATGCCTTACCACTCATAAAAAACAAACCTGCTGCCGTGGAGCCGGATCAGGTTGATTTCTCAGTACTTGCGACAAATGATGAGCGATGGACCGCTTTCCTTCTTGTGCTTGGATTCAGGGATACTGCAAAATTTGCCCGGGAGTGGAAATGGCCTGGAGCACGACGGAAAGCGGTAGCCCGACTGCAGTACTATTTTGAGCAGCGAAAAAGGGAGCCCTGGAGCCAGTTATCCATTTACGTTGCCGGTCTCAGGAATGCCCAGTCGGTTGAACGCTTACTGTGTGCTTTCGGGCAAATCAGGAGAGACAGGCTCAGTGAAAGCCTGGACCGTATCAACAGGATCTGGGCTTCCTGCCGGATTCACAGCAGGAGTGAACTCGCTGTAAATGGCAGGGACCTGCTCACCTGGTCGGATGCCCGGCAGGGGCCCTGGATGAAAGAAGCGCTCAATCAAATTGAGCAAAATGTCGTGACCGGTAGAATAGCGAATGATCGGGAGGCGATCGAATCATGGTTCAGAACATGGCAGGCCAAACAAAAAAAGCGATTCTAA
- the coaW gene encoding type II pantothenate kinase, which produces MTVRQIAGIDAGGTMIKIAISDGKKLTLKAFPERGEDHFLEWLHRNYPEGFISMTGGGASCLSAQLPERQIQIVPEFQASCTGVQYLLHQERDSADPLILTNVGTGTSLHLVKGEKNQRLTGTGVGGGTILGLSALLTGIHDFSRLMELSLQGKRAHIDLTVAAVYRGHTPPIPGDLTASNFGNVSEKVEKAATANADLIASVIGLVAETITTLSVLAAEKEQVHRIVYIGGAFSGNPLLHRLVRNYSRFCHTEPMIPENGQFSGAVGALLMQRSLNQTES; this is translated from the coding sequence GTGACAGTTCGACAAATTGCCGGAATAGATGCTGGCGGGACAATGATTAAAATTGCGATCAGCGATGGGAAAAAGTTGACCCTGAAAGCTTTCCCTGAGAGGGGAGAAGATCACTTTCTTGAGTGGCTGCACAGAAATTACCCTGAAGGATTTATCAGCATGACGGGAGGCGGCGCGTCCTGCCTTTCGGCTCAGCTGCCGGAACGACAGATACAGATCGTCCCGGAATTTCAGGCATCCTGTACCGGCGTGCAATATCTGCTGCACCAGGAGCGAGACAGTGCAGATCCGCTTATCCTTACTAACGTGGGGACCGGGACTTCACTGCATCTAGTTAAAGGTGAGAAAAATCAACGGCTGACTGGAACCGGTGTTGGCGGAGGCACCATTCTCGGCCTGTCTGCACTTTTGACAGGGATACATGACTTTTCCAGGCTGATGGAGCTGTCACTTCAGGGGAAGCGGGCACATATTGACCTGACTGTGGCGGCTGTTTACAGAGGGCACACGCCTCCGATTCCAGGGGATCTGACAGCCAGTAATTTTGGAAACGTCAGTGAAAAAGTGGAAAAAGCTGCAACCGCAAACGCAGATCTTATCGCTTCTGTAATCGGGCTTGTAGCCGAAACGATCACAACACTGAGCGTGCTGGCGGCTGAAAAAGAGCAGGTACACCGGATTGTCTATATCGGCGGGGCGTTCAGCGGGAACCCGCTTCTCCACAGGTTGGTCAGGAACTATAGCAGATTTTGTCATACAGAACCGATGATCCCGGAAAACGGACAGTTCAGCGGGGCGGTTGGCGCTCTTCTGATGCAGCGGTCATTGAATCAGACAGAAAGTTAG